A genomic segment from uncultured Desulfuromonas sp. encodes:
- a CDS encoding hydrolase, which translates to MNHHPTLLDKDQALLLIIDVQERLVKAMAHRDSVEQAIIQLQTGMKILGVPALATEQYPKGLGPTVDSIRAAAEEKGCIEKTAFSCCGEESFQPHLAHYNRKQIIVTGMETHVCVLQTVLDLLEAGYQVHVPITATCSRSDVNRDNALNRMQQAGAILTNVESVLFELVRDASAVEFKAISKLVV; encoded by the coding sequence ATGAATCACCACCCAACACTGTTAGACAAAGATCAGGCCCTGTTGTTAATCATTGATGTTCAGGAACGATTGGTTAAGGCGATGGCGCACCGTGACAGCGTCGAACAGGCCATTATCCAACTGCAAACAGGCATGAAAATCCTTGGCGTCCCGGCGTTAGCCACCGAACAGTACCCCAAAGGGCTGGGACCAACGGTTGACAGCATTCGCGCGGCAGCCGAAGAAAAGGGCTGTATTGAAAAGACGGCATTCAGTTGTTGCGGTGAGGAGAGCTTTCAGCCGCATCTGGCTCATTATAATCGCAAGCAGATCATCGTTACCGGCATGGAGACCCATGTCTGTGTGTTGCAAACGGTTCTGGATCTGCTGGAAGCGGGTTATCAGGTGCATGTGCCCATCACGGCCACCTGCTCACGCTCTGACGTCAATCGCGATAATGCCTTGAACCGCATGCAGCAAGCCGGAGCCATCTTGACGAATGTCGAGTCAGTGCTGTTTGAACTGGTACGTGATGCGAGTGCCGTAGAATTCAAGGCCATCTCCAAACTGGTGGTCTGA
- a CDS encoding START domain-containing protein, producing MVQPVADRGVVSCFIGLFVVVTLLLLPGLAAADSDPQWVYESTDEGVALYHQRDVAEGLLPFKAIAELDVASEQVVLALLNAEQKPLWAPKLKGTTVHATLAANCFQYSEYYTTPWPFKDREFLLLGTIVRQGDGIVFTAVDAPDRHFRDDTHVQANIHELTFAIIPLTANRTRVEFTFSGDLGGWIPDFVQEIIQKRWPVRFIQALQAYLQNNTLSENERYRLLQQALAADLEASVARVE from the coding sequence ATGGTTCAACCCGTGGCTGATCGCGGCGTGGTGAGCTGTTTTATCGGCTTATTTGTGGTGGTGACTCTGTTGCTGCTCCCCGGACTGGCCGCCGCAGATTCCGACCCGCAATGGGTTTACGAGAGTACCGATGAAGGCGTGGCTCTGTATCATCAGCGCGACGTGGCGGAAGGGTTGTTGCCGTTCAAGGCCATTGCCGAACTGGATGTTGCCAGTGAACAGGTTGTCCTGGCGCTGCTCAATGCGGAACAGAAACCGTTGTGGGCACCCAAACTCAAGGGGACAACCGTCCATGCCACATTGGCCGCCAACTGTTTTCAATACAGCGAATATTATACGACGCCCTGGCCGTTCAAGGACCGGGAATTCCTTTTGCTCGGCACAATTGTTCGTCAGGGTGATGGGATTGTCTTCACCGCCGTGGATGCGCCGGACCGTCATTTTCGCGATGATACTCACGTCCAGGCCAATATCCACGAGTTGACGTTTGCCATTATTCCTTTAACGGCCAACCGGACGCGGGTGGAGTTTACGTTTTCTGGTGATCTGGGGGGCTGGATTCCCGATTTTGTTCAGGAAATTATCCAGAAACGCTGGCCAGTACGATTTATTCAGGCCCTACAGGCCTACTTACAAAACAACACCTTGAGTGAAAACGAGCGCTATCGATTATTGCAACAAGCGTTAGCTGCCGATCTTGAGGCAAGCGTGGCTCGAGTGGAATAG
- a CDS encoding class I SAM-dependent methyltransferase → MTQPWRYDETISTGTDYHCADEVRAYDRHMQKLRNTAQEAQEILDQLALTADNRLWEIGTGTAECALALAPHVKEVIATDISTAMLDYARDKAQQRHISNVRFEQGGFLSGFRPQEPVDAIVTQLALHHLPDFWKFRALQDMADRLRPGGKLYLRDVVFPSAIDDYDSFFAQTLDQLGTLADETIVRQTIDHIKREYSTLDWILEGLLTRSGLKIVNTGNQGFISTYLCEK, encoded by the coding sequence ATGACCCAGCCATGGCGCTACGATGAAACCATTTCTACCGGCACCGACTACCACTGTGCCGACGAGGTACGAGCTTACGATCGCCACATGCAGAAACTACGCAATACGGCTCAGGAAGCACAGGAGATCCTCGACCAACTGGCTCTGACGGCTGATAATCGTCTCTGGGAAATCGGCACCGGAACGGCAGAATGTGCTCTAGCGCTGGCCCCTCATGTCAAAGAAGTCATCGCTACGGATATCTCTACAGCCATGCTGGACTATGCCCGAGACAAGGCACAGCAGCGACACATCAGCAATGTCCGCTTTGAACAAGGCGGTTTTCTCTCCGGGTTTCGTCCTCAAGAACCGGTCGATGCCATTGTCACTCAGCTGGCTCTACATCATCTACCGGATTTCTGGAAGTTTCGCGCCTTGCAGGACATGGCCGACCGACTGCGCCCCGGCGGCAAGCTGTATCTGCGTGATGTGGTTTTCCCGTCAGCCATCGATGATTATGATTCGTTCTTTGCGCAGACTCTCGACCAACTGGGAACGTTGGCCGACGAAACGATTGTCCGGCAGACGATTGACCATATTAAACGGGAATATTCCACTCTGGACTGGATTCTCGAAGGGCTGCTCACCCGCAGTGGCCTGAAAATCGTCAACACAGGTAACCAGGGCTTTATCTCAACGTACCTGTGCGAAAAATGA
- a CDS encoding MarR family transcriptional regulator, which translates to MLDIVDLPDAHTLANLAQRYPHLEPPLLLAWLDLMRTSTECQRNLDRFLAEHNLSQRKFFVLILLLRNPDGLLLSQLAKGTGVSCATMTGVIDGLVKSELVTREPHPQDRRALTVIITTAGLELLDHVLPQHYQRVNHIMSCLDASELQLLQTLLEKIRQRLQP; encoded by the coding sequence ATGCTGGACATTGTCGACCTGCCCGATGCGCACACCCTGGCCAACTTGGCCCAGCGCTACCCACACCTGGAACCACCGCTGCTCCTGGCGTGGCTGGACCTGATGCGCACCTCCACGGAATGCCAACGGAATCTTGACCGTTTTCTCGCCGAGCACAATCTGTCACAGCGCAAATTTTTTGTCTTGATTCTACTGCTGCGCAATCCGGACGGCTTGCTGCTCTCGCAACTCGCCAAAGGGACCGGGGTCAGCTGCGCAACCATGACCGGAGTGATTGACGGCCTGGTCAAAAGTGAGCTGGTCACGCGCGAACCCCATCCCCAAGATCGCCGCGCCCTCACGGTGATCATCACTACAGCGGGCCTTGAACTCCTTGACCACGTGCTACCGCAACATTACCAGCGGGTAAATCACATCATGTCGTGCCTTGATGCCTCGGAGCTGCAGCTCCTCCAGACTCTTTTGGAAAAAATACGTCAACGACTACAACCATAG
- a CDS encoding methyl-accepting chemotaxis protein has translation MRVLLQIYLDLSIRTKMTLLAVCYSLGLIGIGAIGYYLPDAKVLTLCTAAYTLAGAFFSYLIMASILGPLKKVSDAAEAIAHGDLSKTTTSCNHDEAGQLMNTIHAMAGEIQTIIGGVQQAASHVASGSQQMAVSSEQLASGASEQADLAKEITTSMHEITSHIHQTAQRAETTKKQALQARNDIASANDAVDQTSEAMKSIVDHISMIDEISRQTNLLALNAAIEAARAAEHGKGFAIVAAEVRKLADRSQQMAAQINEIAVNSLHISQEAQGLLSKITPEIQQTSEEIIEISVACAEQQQQAIQVNQACSKLKSLTQSNAAAASQIGATAEEFTATAADLEVRSSFFSS, from the coding sequence ATGCGTGTACTGCTGCAAATTTATCTGGATCTCAGCATCCGCACAAAGATGACCCTTCTGGCCGTGTGCTATAGCCTGGGGCTGATCGGTATTGGTGCCATCGGTTATTACCTGCCGGATGCCAAAGTCCTCACCCTCTGCACGGCAGCCTACACCCTGGCAGGGGCATTCTTTTCCTATCTGATCATGGCCAGCATTCTCGGGCCATTGAAAAAAGTGTCTGATGCTGCCGAAGCCATTGCCCATGGAGACTTGAGCAAAACAACAACCTCCTGTAATCACGATGAGGCAGGACAGCTCATGAACACCATTCATGCTATGGCCGGAGAGATTCAAACCATTATCGGAGGTGTTCAACAGGCCGCCAGTCATGTCGCAAGCGGCAGTCAACAAATGGCTGTCAGTTCTGAACAACTGGCTTCCGGTGCCTCGGAACAGGCCGACCTTGCCAAAGAAATCACAACATCAATGCACGAAATCACCAGTCACATTCACCAGACCGCTCAAAGAGCTGAGACCACCAAAAAGCAAGCCTTACAGGCCCGCAACGACATCGCATCGGCCAATGACGCCGTTGATCAGACATCAGAAGCCATGAAGAGCATCGTTGACCATATCTCAATGATTGATGAAATCTCCCGACAAACCAATCTGCTGGCACTCAATGCTGCGATTGAAGCAGCCCGTGCCGCCGAACATGGCAAAGGATTTGCCATTGTTGCCGCAGAAGTCCGTAAACTCGCAGACCGCAGTCAGCAGATGGCAGCGCAAATCAACGAAATTGCGGTAAACAGCCTTCATATCAGTCAAGAAGCACAAGGCCTGCTCAGCAAGATCACACCGGAAATCCAGCAGACCTCTGAAGAGATTATCGAAATCTCCGTCGCCTGCGCCGAGCAACAGCAACAGGCCATACAGGTAAACCAGGCCTGCTCTAAGCTTAAATCGCTCACTCAAAGCAATGCCGCAGCAGCATCGCAAATTGGTGCAACGGCAGAAGAATTTACCGCCACAGCAGCAGATCTTGAGGTGAGGAGTTCATTCTTCAGCTCTTAG
- a CDS encoding PAS domain S-box protein, producing the protein MAVRVSKNSGFFSTAVGIASTYAIVSLVWIYLSDSFLLAVGIDLQTLSKLQTWKGSAFVSVTAFLLFILLRNAIRRAQRGEILFHKVVETIPIGIWVVDPEGHVVDHNSAAQQLLTDFGIQEYKDIQGYATIQGWWSDNGQEVRPEEWGISRALNTGETCLAEKIDINCADGVRRTILYSALPLKSKDGVSTGAMALVEDVTEKMKNNEVLKRFRFSIEQASEAIFWIDKNGRFLFVNDQACRSLGYRQQELEGMYLWDIDPDFPPERWAPHWRNMEVSQKRVLETSHRRKDGSTFPVEVSASQCLFNDQVYHVAFVRDISLRKKFQQQLEHQSNHDALTGLANRVLLEDRIHQAIVHAERSDIYAAVFLLDLDRFKVINDSLGHSQGDTVLLEVSQRLSTCIRPGDTLSRLGGG; encoded by the coding sequence GTGGCAGTGAGAGTTTCCAAAAACTCAGGTTTTTTTTCAACTGCGGTAGGAATTGCTTCCACGTACGCGATTGTTTCTCTGGTGTGGATCTATCTCTCTGACAGCTTTTTGCTCGCCGTCGGCATTGACCTTCAGACGTTGTCTAAACTACAAACCTGGAAAGGCAGTGCCTTCGTCTCGGTCACGGCCTTTTTACTTTTTATTTTGCTACGCAATGCGATCAGACGCGCTCAGCGTGGTGAAATTTTGTTCCACAAGGTTGTTGAAACTATTCCCATAGGGATCTGGGTTGTCGATCCAGAAGGTCATGTGGTTGATCACAATTCTGCGGCGCAACAGTTGTTAACAGATTTCGGCATCCAAGAATATAAAGACATTCAGGGCTACGCCACAATCCAGGGATGGTGGAGTGACAATGGGCAAGAAGTTCGCCCTGAAGAGTGGGGGATTTCCCGCGCCTTAAACACGGGCGAGACATGTCTGGCGGAAAAAATCGATATCAATTGCGCCGATGGCGTCCGACGCACCATTTTGTATTCAGCGCTGCCTCTAAAGTCAAAGGATGGTGTCAGCACCGGGGCAATGGCTCTGGTCGAGGACGTCACCGAAAAAATGAAAAACAACGAGGTCCTCAAACGTTTCCGCTTTTCCATTGAGCAGGCCTCTGAAGCTATTTTCTGGATAGACAAAAATGGCCGCTTTCTCTTTGTCAACGATCAGGCCTGCAGATCTCTCGGCTATCGCCAACAGGAGCTGGAAGGCATGTATTTATGGGACATTGACCCAGACTTTCCTCCGGAACGTTGGGCTCCCCATTGGCGCAACATGGAAGTCAGTCAAAAAAGAGTTCTTGAAACAAGTCATCGCCGTAAGGACGGATCGACATTTCCTGTAGAAGTTTCGGCGAGTCAATGCCTGTTCAATGATCAGGTCTATCATGTTGCTTTTGTCCGCGACATCAGCCTACGCAAAAAATTCCAACAACAACTTGAACACCAGTCCAATCATGATGCTTTAACCGGGCTGGCGAACCGTGTTCTGCTTGAAGACCGTATTCATCAAGCGATTGTCCATGCTGAACGCTCTGACATCTATGCTGCTGTCTTCCTCCTTGATCTGGATCGCTTCAAGGTAATTAATGACAGTTTAGGACACAGTCAGGGGGATACTGTGCTCCTTGAGGTTTCACAGCGTCTGTCCACCTGTATCCGCCCCGGTGACACTCTTTCCAGATTGGGGGGGGGATGA
- a CDS encoding GGDEF domain-containing phosphodiesterase — translation MMAQKILKALEQPFPLGERELCITTSIGASLYPRDGKQGGDLLRHADAAMYQAKKQGGSRFQFCSEELDARAHKALELEGDLRQALQLGSFVLHYQPKVKIATGEIDGCEALVRWSHPHKGIIPPSDFIPLAEETGLIIDLGSWVLREACRQFKAWQSAGVPPIKIAVNLSARQFLESDFVESIQGILKEFDMDPRWLELELTESMVMQDPDGAVQTLARLKEIGFALSLDDFGTGYSSLNYLRRFPIDCLKIDRSFILDVATDTTAASVAHSVIGIAHSLGIQAIAEGVETRKQYEFLVMCECDTMQGYLFSRPLPASELAIRLSHHAPFTPPN, via the coding sequence ATGATGGCTCAGAAAATTCTCAAGGCTCTGGAACAGCCCTTTCCATTAGGGGAACGTGAGCTGTGTATCACCACCAGTATTGGCGCCAGCCTCTACCCTCGCGACGGCAAGCAGGGGGGAGATCTGCTCCGTCACGCCGATGCTGCCATGTATCAGGCAAAAAAACAGGGCGGCAGCAGATTTCAGTTTTGCTCTGAGGAACTCGACGCCCGTGCCCATAAAGCCCTTGAGCTGGAAGGCGATCTGCGTCAGGCCTTGCAGCTAGGCTCTTTTGTTCTTCACTACCAACCCAAGGTTAAGATCGCCACCGGTGAGATCGACGGTTGCGAAGCATTAGTCCGCTGGAGCCATCCGCACAAAGGGATCATTCCACCCAGTGACTTCATCCCGCTGGCGGAAGAGACCGGGCTGATTATCGACCTGGGATCGTGGGTACTTCGTGAGGCTTGCCGCCAGTTTAAAGCATGGCAAAGTGCGGGGGTCCCGCCGATCAAGATTGCCGTCAACTTATCAGCCCGTCAGTTTCTTGAAAGTGATTTTGTCGAAAGCATTCAGGGTATTCTCAAAGAGTTTGATATGGACCCGCGCTGGCTTGAGCTGGAACTGACTGAAAGCATGGTCATGCAGGACCCGGACGGGGCGGTTCAAACGCTCGCCCGCCTTAAAGAGATTGGCTTCGCCCTCAGCCTCGACGACTTCGGCACCGGCTATTCCAGCCTCAACTATCTGCGCCGCTTCCCGATTGACTGTCTTAAAATCGACCGCTCGTTTATTCTCGATGTTGCAACGGATACGACGGCGGCTTCGGTAGCGCATAGCGTCATCGGCATTGCCCACAGTCTGGGTATCCAAGCCATCGCCGAAGGTGTGGAAACCCGCAAGCAATACGAATTTCTCGTCATGTGCGAATGTGATACCATGCAGGGCTACCTGTTCAGTCGTCCCCTGCCTGCATCCGAATTGGCAATACGGCTCTCACACCACGCTCCCTTTACGCCACCCAACTGA
- a CDS encoding ABC transporter substrate-binding protein, which produces MTTQRLCAFLIVLFLTAPLRAQADHVSVQLQWLNQFQFAGYYVAKERGFYQQSGLDVTIKEYTPGLNVEDEVVSGRAQFGTGKSSLLLQRLQGVPIVILGAVFQQAPEILVSTRADIRTPADLAGKRIMMTQDQARATGLLSMLISQGVNPDQLQIQPHSSRLQDLIDGQTDAMACYLSNEPYQLETAGIPFQVFNPVDYGFSFYGDLIYTSEEQLKNHPQHTRAFYAATIQGWQWAFDHIEETADLIHTHYNTQNKSLASLIYEGRVLKQLAYSSTTRLGVLQRSRIEQTMELYRLLGLTNGDSSRLDHGLDPLGFNKTELKIGILAHRNATKTLQRWTPLSTYLNHVLGDFHTTVVPIPYDEVAAAIAHRHIDFIFVNPALYLELQNRYGLSRLATLLNRFGNDTTDQYGSVLFSLKNVPIQLEEKMLLNRKLAAVDPTSLGGWLIALETLQEHDVNLEGMDISFLSSHDAVVQAVQSKKADIGIVRTGILERMAQDGAAQLSDFHIIHEQQIEGFPFRVSTVLYPEWSMAKLKHVPVETANQLASALLGISRNIDEKTDMPQEGWTVPIDYSSVHKLLKTFNLPPYEIKQLPLKQIIKQYSAWVYGIMTLLSILVLHTIYTNRLNKHLEQEVRRRTRALQEANNNLATLARTDPLTGLNNRRYFMEFAQQYVSLAQRNATELQLLSLDLDHFKQVNDHYGHQAGDEILRRFSTTLIPLLRSSDLLARVGGEEFVICLQNTSLQGAEIFADKILESVRAIRHQTASGDEIAITVSIGIASLTGGENLEDLLRRSDRALYQAKQNGRDQCVLAPFA; this is translated from the coding sequence GTGACTACGCAACGTCTGTGCGCCTTTCTCATCGTCCTGTTTTTGACAGCCCCGCTCCGCGCACAGGCGGACCACGTGTCCGTGCAACTTCAGTGGCTCAATCAGTTCCAATTTGCCGGTTATTATGTCGCCAAGGAACGTGGCTTTTATCAACAGTCAGGCCTGGACGTCACAATTAAAGAGTACACACCCGGCCTCAACGTTGAGGATGAAGTTGTTTCCGGCAGAGCGCAATTTGGCACCGGTAAATCTTCGCTTCTGCTTCAGCGTCTGCAGGGAGTACCCATTGTTATTCTGGGAGCCGTGTTTCAGCAGGCACCCGAAATCCTTGTTTCCACCCGAGCGGATATCCGAACTCCTGCCGACCTGGCCGGAAAGAGAATCATGATGACTCAGGATCAGGCCAGGGCAACCGGCTTGCTGTCGATGCTGATCTCCCAAGGTGTCAACCCTGATCAACTACAGATTCAACCTCATTCCTCCCGATTGCAGGACCTGATTGACGGCCAAACGGATGCCATGGCCTGCTACCTGTCCAATGAACCTTATCAGCTCGAAACAGCCGGGATTCCGTTCCAGGTTTTCAATCCCGTGGATTACGGATTTTCATTTTATGGTGACCTTATTTACACCAGCGAAGAGCAGCTCAAAAACCATCCGCAACACACGCGGGCCTTTTACGCAGCAACCATTCAAGGCTGGCAATGGGCCTTTGACCACATTGAAGAAACCGCAGATCTGATCCATACGCACTACAACACTCAGAACAAATCACTGGCCAGCCTGATCTATGAGGGACGTGTTCTCAAGCAACTGGCTTACAGCTCCACGACTCGTCTCGGTGTTCTCCAACGCAGTCGCATTGAGCAAACCATGGAACTTTACCGCCTGCTGGGCCTGACGAACGGTGACAGCAGCCGACTTGATCATGGCCTCGACCCATTGGGTTTTAACAAAACAGAATTAAAAATAGGTATTCTTGCCCACCGCAATGCCACAAAAACACTTCAGCGCTGGACCCCTTTATCTACCTATCTTAACCATGTTCTCGGGGACTTCCATACCACCGTCGTGCCTATTCCTTACGATGAGGTTGCGGCTGCAATCGCGCATCGACACATTGATTTTATCTTTGTCAATCCGGCACTGTACCTTGAGCTGCAAAACCGTTACGGTCTGTCGCGACTGGCGACGCTACTCAATCGCTTTGGAAATGACACAACAGACCAATATGGCAGCGTCCTGTTTTCTTTGAAAAATGTCCCAATTCAACTTGAAGAAAAAATGCTTCTCAATCGAAAACTCGCCGCTGTGGATCCCACTTCTCTGGGAGGCTGGTTGATCGCCTTGGAGACCCTTCAGGAACATGATGTGAATCTTGAAGGAATGGACATCTCTTTTCTGTCCAGCCATGATGCAGTTGTCCAAGCAGTTCAGAGCAAAAAGGCGGATATTGGCATTGTTCGTACGGGCATCCTTGAGCGGATGGCTCAAGATGGAGCTGCGCAGTTAAGCGATTTCCACATCATCCATGAACAACAGATTGAAGGCTTCCCTTTTCGAGTCAGCACTGTTCTGTATCCCGAATGGTCCATGGCCAAACTCAAACATGTTCCAGTTGAAACCGCCAATCAGCTCGCTTCAGCACTCCTTGGTATCTCGCGTAATATCGATGAAAAGACCGATATGCCCCAGGAGGGATGGACAGTGCCCATTGATTATTCATCGGTCCACAAGCTCCTTAAAACGTTCAATCTGCCGCCATACGAAATCAAACAGCTGCCTCTCAAGCAAATTATCAAACAGTATTCGGCATGGGTTTACGGCATCATGACCCTTCTGTCGATCCTTGTCCTCCATACCATTTATACCAACCGACTCAACAAACATCTGGAACAGGAAGTTCGGCGCCGAACACGAGCGCTGCAGGAGGCCAATAATAATCTGGCGACGCTGGCGCGCACCGACCCCCTCACCGGATTGAACAATCGACGTTATTTTATGGAATTTGCCCAGCAATATGTATCCTTGGCACAACGCAATGCGACAGAGTTACAATTGCTCTCTCTTGATCTGGATCACTTCAAACAGGTCAACGATCACTATGGGCATCAGGCCGGTGACGAAATTCTCCGCCGATTTTCAACCACCCTGATTCCACTACTGCGCTCCTCTGACCTTCTGGCTCGCGTCGGTGGTGAAGAATTTGTCATTTGCCTGCAAAACACCTCCCTCCAGGGGGCTGAAATCTTTGCCGATAAAATTCTGGAATCGGTGCGTGCCATTCGTCACCAGACCGCCTCGGGTGATGAAATAGCCATTACGGTCAGCATTGGCATTGCCTCGCTGACCGGCGGAGAAAATCTCGAGGACCTGTTACGACGTTCTGATCGGGCTCTTTATCAAGCCAAGCAAAACGGACGCGACCAGTGCGTCCTCGCCCCTTTCGCTTGA
- a CDS encoding diaminopimelate decarboxylase — protein sequence MPMSDAFKQRLFKALPEIAEHYGTPFHIYDEAGIRETGKHLKQVFSGIDGFREYFAVKALPNKQILKLMKEMDFGYDCSSIPELIMSRELGAETEDIMFTSNNTSPEEFAFAEQDGGCILNLDDISLIDKVPNFPELICFRYNPGPRRTGNIIIGNPVEAKYGITHEQVVEAYQKAKDRGATRFGLHTMVASNELDYTYMVETARMVLSLAELVKEELDIEFEFVNIGGGFGIPYRPEQAPLDIDTLAKEVTELFAAFKAKNGFVPRMYMESGRFMTGPHGCLVTRAINHKDTYRNYIGVDSCMSALMRPALYEAYHHIDVLGKDNAPKDMTYDVVGSLCENNDKFAVQRELPKIDEGDLLVIHDSGAHGHAMGFQYNGRLRPQELLLRCDGSVELIRRAETVDDYFATQNYTPDSFTPGA from the coding sequence ATGCCCATGTCCGACGCTTTTAAACAGCGCCTGTTCAAAGCTCTGCCTGAAATTGCCGAGCATTACGGCACCCCGTTCCACATTTACGATGAAGCGGGCATCCGCGAAACAGGTAAACACCTCAAACAGGTGTTTTCCGGCATCGACGGATTTCGCGAATATTTCGCCGTTAAAGCTCTGCCCAACAAACAAATCCTCAAACTGATGAAAGAGATGGATTTTGGCTACGACTGCAGTTCAATTCCTGAGCTGATCATGAGTCGCGAGTTGGGAGCAGAGACTGAGGACATCATGTTCACCTCCAACAACACCAGCCCGGAGGAGTTTGCCTTCGCTGAGCAGGACGGTGGCTGCATCCTCAATCTGGATGACATCTCCCTGATTGATAAAGTGCCCAACTTTCCTGAGCTGATCTGTTTCCGCTACAATCCGGGTCCGCGCCGCACCGGCAATATCATCATTGGCAATCCGGTAGAAGCCAAATACGGCATTACACACGAACAGGTTGTAGAAGCCTACCAGAAAGCGAAAGACCGTGGCGCAACCCGCTTTGGTCTGCACACGATGGTTGCTTCCAATGAGCTGGATTACACTTACATGGTCGAAACAGCGCGCATGGTGCTGTCTCTGGCCGAGCTGGTCAAAGAAGAGCTGGATATTGAATTTGAATTCGTCAATATCGGTGGCGGCTTCGGCATTCCGTACCGCCCGGAACAGGCTCCTCTCGATATTGATACTCTGGCCAAAGAAGTTACCGAACTGTTTGCTGCTTTTAAAGCCAAGAACGGCTTTGTTCCCCGCATGTACATGGAGAGTGGCCGTTTTATGACCGGCCCCCATGGTTGTCTGGTGACGCGCGCCATCAACCACAAGGATACCTACCGTAACTATATCGGTGTGGATTCGTGCATGTCGGCGCTCATGCGCCCAGCACTCTACGAGGCCTATCATCACATTGACGTCCTCGGTAAGGACAATGCTCCCAAGGATATGACGTACGATGTCGTCGGCTCTCTGTGCGAAAACAACGATAAATTCGCCGTGCAACGTGAGCTGCCCAAGATCGATGAGGGCGACCTGCTGGTAATTCACGATTCCGGCGCCCACGGCCATGCCATGGGTTTTCAATACAACGGCCGACTGCGCCCCCAAGAATTGCTGTTACGTTGCGATGGCAGCGTTGAGCTGATTCGCCGCGCAGAAACCGTCGATGACTACTTTGCCACCCAGAACTACACACCGGACAGCTTCACCCCCGGTGCCTAA
- the trpB gene encoding tryptophan synthase subunit beta: protein MTQPDSNGQFGDYGGQYLPPELKQVMDDIAAAYEEIRRDPAFQQELSDLQRHYVGRPSPLYFCRRLTEQLGGAEIYLKREDLNHTGAHKINHCLGEALLAKKMGKTKILAETGAGQHGVALSAACALVGIDCEIHMGAIDIAKQAPNVTRMKVMGARVISVERGTKTLKDAVDSAFEEYLRDPQNFFYAIGSVVGPHPFPQMVRDFQQIVGEEAREQFLAQYECLPDTLIACVGGGSNAMGLFTAFLDDESVEIVGVEPSGRGLDTPDHAASLTKGQPGVLHGMRCYLLQDDQGEPLPVYSIASGLDYPGVGPQHSHLKDIGRVQYETASDEDCLNAFVTLSRCEGIIPALESAHALAYAMRIAPQRPGKKLLINLSGRGDKDIDFVAERLHL from the coding sequence ATGACCCAGCCAGACAGTAACGGCCAATTTGGCGACTATGGTGGCCAGTATCTGCCACCAGAACTCAAGCAGGTGATGGATGACATCGCCGCCGCTTATGAAGAAATTCGCCGCGATCCGGCGTTTCAACAGGAGCTCAGCGACCTGCAGCGCCATTATGTCGGCCGCCCCAGCCCGCTCTACTTCTGTCGTCGTCTCACCGAACAACTGGGGGGTGCGGAAATCTATCTGAAGCGCGAAGACCTCAATCACACCGGAGCACACAAAATTAATCACTGCCTTGGCGAAGCGCTACTGGCCAAAAAGATGGGTAAGACCAAGATTTTGGCCGAAACCGGAGCCGGTCAACACGGTGTTGCCCTGTCTGCCGCTTGCGCCCTGGTCGGTATTGACTGCGAAATTCACATGGGTGCCATTGACATTGCCAAACAGGCCCCCAATGTCACGCGTATGAAAGTGATGGGCGCACGGGTTATTTCCGTTGAACGTGGCACGAAAACACTTAAAGACGCGGTGGATAGCGCCTTTGAAGAATACCTGCGTGACCCGCAAAACTTTTTCTATGCCATTGGTTCAGTGGTTGGCCCTCACCCGTTTCCTCAAATGGTGCGGGACTTTCAACAGATTGTCGGCGAAGAGGCGCGCGAACAGTTTCTGGCTCAATACGAGTGCCTCCCCGATACGTTGATCGCCTGCGTTGGTGGCGGCAGCAACGCGATGGGGCTGTTCACGGCATTTCTTGATGATGAATCCGTTGAGATTGTCGGTGTTGAACCGTCAGGCCGCGGTCTTGACACCCCGGACCATGCCGCTAGTCTGACCAAAGGCCAGCCGGGTGTCCTGCACGGTATGCGTTGCTATCTTCTTCAGGACGACCAGGGGGAACCGTTGCCGGTTTACTCCATTGCTTCCGGACTTGACTACCCCGGTGTCGGACCGCAACACAGTCATCTCAAGGATATCGGCCGGGTGCAGTATGAAACAGCCAGTGATGAAGACTGTCTCAATGCCTTTGTCACTCTGTCGCGTTGTGAAGGGATCATCCCCGCGTTGGAGAGCGCCCATGCCCTGGCCTATGCCATGCGCATCGCTCCGCAACGCCCCGGCAAGAAGCTGTTGATCAACTTAAGCGGGCGCGGTGACAAAGATATCGATTTTGTTGCTGAACGGTTGCACCTCTAA